In the Chlamydiales bacterium STE3 genome, one interval contains:
- a CDS encoding hypothetical protein (Product derived from UniProtKB/Trembl:Q6MC81), which produces MKKFFALFIAIGCYISLYGAIDSVPVSYKGRIRPLQAYTDSLFFEFYHAKQATQEDLTYFGDTGSLPIMLHLYLDGFKRWSQVPFLWVADGPAKNILELTKDKKRFSYEELKTAFFNHPESLKVIANYYFLKQKSAARKWTELKEIAPDFLVDSQYKIVKTASQAPWNTLKAGDSIFSHYYSEALAEQLIALLKKIALFESFKGLTSLKEKEGTIRKQLQEDPYFHLLPSRNRTGEWYGLLALTLNERNFTLYSDSTYQKIRESYQNLLNSGIDQRTLEVFATTLSNAYQEIASTPLLKSTNNHMAYPSTWQLQLEAWYTTIPFISFSILGYLITLFFFIGFPSNRGARALGFLAFLIAFSIQLISLVARSWILMRPPVSNMFETVVYVPCVAVIAGIFLARRFQSRLPIVASTLLSVILLAVIEVTDLNSGLDNVQAVLNSHFWLIIHVLMIVGSYGVLILAGVFGHLYLLSLLLKLKDKELMAKCLVQTIYLGTALLIPGTILGGIWAAQSWGRFWDWDPKEAWAFISICSYLVLIHLYRFNYIQIKGLSFGSIIGLGIISFTWYGVNYILGTGMHTYGFGSGSHLYYIIFLLAESLFLIYMAHRLHKNFLCKTHPGYIKD; this is translated from the coding sequence GTGAAGAAATTTTTCGCTCTCTTTATCGCTATCGGCTGCTATATTTCTCTCTATGGAGCAATAGACTCTGTTCCTGTTAGCTACAAGGGGCGCATACGTCCTTTACAAGCCTATACAGATAGCCTTTTTTTTGAGTTTTATCACGCTAAGCAAGCAACGCAAGAAGATCTTACTTACTTTGGAGATACTGGCTCGCTACCCATCATGTTACATCTTTATTTAGATGGTTTTAAAAGATGGTCGCAAGTTCCTTTCCTATGGGTCGCTGACGGCCCAGCTAAAAACATTTTAGAACTCACGAAAGACAAAAAAAGATTTTCTTACGAAGAACTTAAAACTGCCTTTTTTAATCACCCTGAATCCTTAAAGGTCATAGCAAATTACTATTTCTTGAAACAAAAGAGTGCAGCCAGAAAATGGACCGAACTTAAAGAAATTGCTCCAGATTTTCTGGTAGATTCCCAATACAAAATCGTTAAAACAGCTTCACAAGCACCCTGGAATACTCTAAAGGCTGGAGACTCCATTTTTAGCCATTATTATAGCGAAGCTCTTGCTGAACAACTGATCGCCCTTTTAAAAAAAATCGCTCTTTTTGAATCGTTTAAAGGCCTTACATCTTTAAAAGAAAAAGAAGGTACGATAAGAAAACAGCTTCAAGAAGATCCCTACTTCCATCTCTTACCTAGCCGTAATCGCACCGGGGAATGGTATGGGCTTCTTGCACTTACTCTCAACGAACGTAATTTTACCCTTTATAGTGATTCCACCTACCAAAAGATACGAGAAAGTTATCAAAATTTACTCAATAGCGGGATAGATCAAAGAACCCTAGAGGTTTTCGCTACAACGCTCTCTAACGCTTATCAAGAAATTGCCTCCACACCCTTATTAAAAAGCACGAATAACCACATGGCTTATCCAAGCACCTGGCAACTTCAGCTAGAAGCTTGGTACACGACAATCCCCTTTATCTCTTTTTCGATTTTGGGCTACTTAATTACACTTTTTTTCTTTATTGGATTTCCAAGCAATCGCGGCGCAAGAGCCTTAGGGTTTTTGGCCTTTTTGATTGCCTTTAGCATACAGCTTATTTCCTTAGTCGCAAGATCGTGGATCCTCATGCGGCCCCCCGTTTCCAATATGTTTGAAACAGTCGTCTATGTTCCATGTGTTGCCGTCATAGCGGGAATTTTTCTTGCCAGGCGATTTCAAAGTCGTTTGCCCATTGTGGCCTCTACACTGCTTTCTGTCATCTTACTCGCTGTTATCGAAGTCACTGATCTAAATAGTGGGTTAGATAACGTACAAGCAGTACTTAACTCACATTTTTGGCTTATCATCCATGTGCTTATGATTGTCGGAAGCTATGGCGTTTTAATTTTAGCAGGAGTTTTCGGACACCTTTATCTCTTAAGTCTTTTACTAAAGTTAAAAGACAAAGAGCTTATGGCAAAATGTCTTGTTCAAACGATTTATTTAGGGACAGCTCTCCTTATCCCCGGTACCATCCTTGGCGGTATTTGGGCTGCACAAAGCTGGGGGAGATTTTGGGATTGGGATCCCAAAGAAGCCTGGGCTTTTATCTCAATTTGCTCATACCTTGTTCTTATTCACCTCTACCGCTTTAATTATATTCAAATAAAAGGGTTGAGTTTTGGATCGATCATAGGACTTGGCATAATTAGTTTTACTTGGTATGGGGTAAACTATATTTTAGGAACGGGCATGCATACGTATGGATTTGGCTCCGGAAGCCATCTCTACTATATAATATTTTTACTTGCAGAAAGTCTTTTTCTTATTTATATGGCACATAGGTTGCACAAAAATTTCTTGTGTAAAACCCACCCAGGGTATATAAAAGATTGA
- a CDS encoding Aquaporin TIP4-4 (Product derived from UniProtKB/Swiss-Prot:Q9ATL3;Gene name derived from UniProtKB/Swiss-Prot:Q9ATL3), whose protein sequence is MSIAWFLAELIGTFTLIFIGAGSVLVNQMTGGSLGIIGVAIAHGLAIAVMVSAIGHISGGKLNPAITLGLLFGGKISLKNATLEIIAQLLGAILGAFFLSQIFPASVQETVHLGVPSLGQGITGYVGIFTETILVFLLVFVVYATMVDTEGSFKIVGGFGIGCVILFDILAAASISGPALNPARAFGPALMSGFWQDQYVYWIGPILGGILAGLFYNYGILRNRKPL, encoded by the coding sequence GTGAGTATTGCATGGTTTTTAGCGGAATTAATAGGAACCTTTACTCTAATTTTTATTGGCGCAGGATCAGTTTTAGTTAACCAAATGACAGGTGGTAGCTTGGGGATTATTGGGGTGGCGATTGCTCACGGATTAGCCATCGCCGTGATGGTTTCTGCTATCGGTCACATTTCTGGCGGTAAACTAAATCCAGCGATTACTCTAGGTCTTTTATTTGGCGGTAAAATTAGCTTAAAAAATGCCACCTTAGAAATAATTGCTCAGCTTCTAGGAGCTATTTTAGGAGCTTTTTTCCTAAGCCAAATTTTCCCAGCAAGCGTTCAGGAAACCGTGCATCTCGGCGTTCCTTCTCTTGGACAAGGCATTACAGGATATGTAGGGATTTTTACAGAAACGATTCTTGTCTTCCTTCTCGTCTTTGTTGTTTATGCAACAATGGTTGATACGGAAGGTTCATTCAAGATTGTAGGTGGATTTGGCATTGGCTGCGTGATCCTATTTGATATTTTAGCAGCAGCTTCCATCTCAGGGCCAGCATTAAACCCTGCAAGAGCATTTGGACCTGCTTTAATGAGTGGATTTTGGCAAGATCAATATGTGTATTGGATCGGACCCATTCTAGGTGGTATTTTAGCTGGTCTCTTTTACAACTACGGGATATTAAGAAACCGTAAGCCTCTTTAG
- a CDS encoding hypothetical protein (Product derived from UniProtKB/Trembl:Q6MC83), with translation MNKVKSLYHFLGGVIFAVILISLTALMVAYGTYLESITESHQVAAENIYKSLFFKILLAGYFINILVSALRRWPFKKKHFPFLITHLGLLMVISGTFIKTVYGTQGHALLVEGSSSSHIQFPEEMVITAEERGTKKQLSLPLKKDLFGNYYLPKNMFCQLLDYSPHAEKNLFSWIAGSQAQFIGKPNFPAQRWKPGESIPSENPLALITDFKLEAIQALLAEKITVRILDREQHKLADIPLKKLLLQKKEVQEWSIGAQLNVEEAAITLEITYEKPDRKGSIQLNLNGPFALLNNHHELSYLGQAPLDIELISHVPDTWLQDSKKDTIILIADPHGRIYTQNFESNRLHSYIAYNEGFDGYSLQADFFGLEANLSKKQFENHLFKVIREELGKELKTASIELAPIQLFKNSCENCQLDFSKEFLDFLRHWHQQGGWLYPKEAKLPKKFSHIFKNFDWNSLSANEIKGALWLSHFFSDFDDHLLNGESFLSILKERQWPLLYLLETLPSQEEQLTLFSQQLFSMGEELPWISFPQDTNTLARVFTAYLRTVGIHYSHITYPALSQKALLASFESPIFRESAPLPSLKKIEDNLPRIIIAKDDEKIPLVFDRLKSDLKWPTKDRRYLLSFQPKVEELPYTIRLHRAQQINYPETNQPFSYESEVTFKDRRTSQEVRKTISMNEVYETRDGYRFYLSGLSKNPSGAHLVQLVINRDPAKYWLTYPGAILVALGILLLFWWKRR, from the coding sequence ATGAATAAAGTTAAATCTTTGTATCATTTTTTAGGTGGAGTCATTTTTGCGGTCATTTTAATTTCACTCACCGCTCTAATGGTGGCTTACGGCACTTATCTAGAGTCTATTACAGAATCGCATCAGGTTGCAGCTGAAAACATCTATAAAAGCCTATTTTTTAAAATTTTGTTAGCAGGCTATTTCATCAATATTTTAGTCTCGGCATTAAGGCGTTGGCCTTTTAAGAAAAAACACTTTCCTTTTTTGATCACGCATTTAGGCCTTTTGATGGTGATCTCTGGAACCTTTATTAAAACTGTCTACGGAACGCAAGGTCACGCTTTGCTTGTCGAAGGAAGTAGCAGTTCACACATTCAATTTCCTGAAGAAATGGTTATTACAGCTGAAGAGCGAGGAACCAAAAAACAGCTCTCTCTACCTTTAAAAAAAGATCTCTTTGGCAATTATTATTTGCCTAAAAATATGTTTTGCCAACTTCTCGATTATAGCCCCCATGCGGAGAAAAACCTTTTTTCTTGGATAGCAGGAAGCCAAGCTCAATTCATTGGCAAACCAAACTTTCCTGCACAAAGGTGGAAACCCGGAGAAAGTATCCCTTCAGAAAATCCTCTTGCTTTAATAACAGATTTTAAGCTGGAAGCCATTCAGGCCTTGCTTGCAGAAAAAATCACTGTCCGCATTTTAGATCGAGAGCAACACAAGCTAGCTGATATCCCTTTAAAAAAATTACTGCTTCAAAAAAAAGAAGTTCAAGAATGGTCCATTGGAGCTCAACTCAATGTTGAAGAGGCTGCGATCACTCTGGAAATTACCTATGAAAAACCTGATCGCAAGGGGAGCATTCAACTGAATTTAAACGGTCCCTTCGCCCTTTTGAATAATCATCACGAGCTTTCTTACCTAGGGCAAGCACCTCTTGACATTGAGTTGATCAGCCATGTACCAGACACATGGCTGCAAGACAGTAAGAAAGATACCATCATCCTCATTGCAGATCCTCATGGCCGCATTTACACCCAAAACTTTGAAAGCAATCGGTTGCATTCTTACATTGCTTACAATGAAGGTTTCGATGGCTACTCTCTGCAAGCAGATTTTTTCGGTTTGGAGGCAAATCTTTCGAAGAAGCAATTTGAAAATCATCTATTTAAAGTGATTCGAGAAGAGTTAGGCAAGGAGCTAAAAACAGCTTCGATAGAACTAGCCCCTATTCAACTTTTCAAAAATAGCTGTGAGAACTGCCAATTGGATTTTTCCAAAGAATTTCTCGATTTTTTAAGACATTGGCATCAACAGGGAGGATGGCTCTACCCAAAAGAGGCAAAGCTACCCAAAAAATTTAGCCATATTTTTAAAAATTTCGATTGGAACTCTTTGAGTGCAAATGAAATCAAAGGAGCACTATGGCTTAGCCATTTTTTTAGTGACTTTGATGATCATCTTTTGAATGGAGAAAGCTTTCTTTCCATTTTGAAAGAAAGGCAATGGCCTCTTCTGTATTTATTAGAAACATTACCTAGTCAAGAAGAGCAGCTAACACTGTTTAGCCAACAACTTTTTTCCATGGGGGAAGAGCTCCCTTGGATTTCATTCCCACAAGATACTAACACTCTAGCGAGAGTATTTACCGCTTATTTACGTACTGTAGGGATTCACTATAGCCATATTACCTATCCAGCACTCTCTCAAAAAGCTCTCCTCGCTTCTTTTGAATCTCCTATTTTCCGCGAAAGCGCCCCTCTTCCTTCTCTAAAGAAAATCGAAGACAACTTGCCTCGCATTATTATCGCTAAAGATGACGAAAAAATTCCCCTAGTATTTGATCGCCTGAAATCAGACTTAAAATGGCCCACCAAAGATCGACGTTATTTATTGAGTTTCCAACCCAAAGTGGAGGAGCTCCCCTACACTATTCGCTTACATCGTGCACAGCAAATCAATTATCCAGAAACGAATCAGCCCTTTAGTTATGAGAGCGAGGTAACTTTCAAAGATAGAAGGACTAGCCAAGAAGTGCGTAAAACGATCAGTATGAATGAAGTTTATGAAACACGAGATGGTTATCGCTTCTACCTTTCTGGGCTTTCTAAAAATCCTTCAGGAGCGCACCTTGTGCAATTGGTCATCAACCGCGATCCTGCAAAATACTGGCTTACCTATCCAGGCGCAATATTAGTTGCTCTCGGTATCTTACTTCTTTTTTGGTGGAAGCGCCGCTAA
- a CDS encoding Uncharacterized protein (Product derived from UniProtKB/Trembl:F8KZ56): MPPLLHTFFLPVLVLCLSACHSTTSNESHWLEIEGRAQNKPIYRAKVPPHWERVLPDGQAYLKDTMLPIITFLIPNESESLRITVHNFPTKAIEESVSPHAQILRWQKQFESIEPYSMDYNEIAYGGFVGLQFYASGILKGRPTAFLAFAMQLIPEHYRMLSNQPLREEEFKQMRADYTIKAVGHPDAIEQHKDEIIAFAESFELIKPIPSYL; the protein is encoded by the coding sequence ATGCCCCCCTTGCTCCATACATTTTTTTTACCTGTCCTCGTTTTGTGCCTTTCAGCTTGTCATTCTACAACTTCTAATGAAAGCCATTGGCTAGAGATCGAAGGTAGGGCCCAAAATAAACCTATCTATAGGGCCAAGGTGCCTCCACATTGGGAAAGGGTTTTGCCAGATGGCCAAGCCTATTTAAAAGATACGATGTTGCCAATTATTACCTTCCTTATCCCCAATGAAAGCGAATCTCTGCGCATCACTGTTCATAATTTCCCAACTAAAGCTATTGAAGAAAGCGTTTCTCCGCATGCACAGATCTTGCGCTGGCAAAAACAGTTTGAAAGCATTGAACCTTACAGCATGGACTACAATGAAATCGCCTACGGTGGATTTGTAGGCTTACAATTTTATGCATCTGGAATTTTAAAAGGTCGTCCAACGGCATTTCTAGCTTTTGCGATGCAGCTGATCCCTGAACATTACCGTATGCTCTCTAATCAACCTCTAAGGGAAGAAGAATTCAAACAGATGCGAGCGGATTATACAATTAAAGCGGTCGGCCACCCTGATGCCATCGAGCAGCATAAGGATGAAATCATTGCTTTTGCAGAAAGTTTTGAATTGATAAAACCTATCCCTTCTTATCTATGA
- a CDS encoding Folylpolyglutamate synthase (Product derived from UniProtKB/Swiss-Prot:Q05865;Gene name derived from UniProtKB/Swiss-Prot:Q05865;EC number derived from UniProtKB/Swiss-Prot:Q05865), whose product MTYAKTIHQLFHAKNFGGVKLGLQNIQLLLEKLDHPEKMFKSIHIAGTNGKGSVAHKMAKAYELAGFRVGLFTSPHISCFRERIQINGSLISEEEATRLLQKIFDLQKKLGVSSTFFELTTLLGFLYFAEQKADVAVIETGLGGRLDATNVIVPEVSIITSIALDHTEILGNSIEEITLEKAGIIKENIPIVIGPTVPKSLIEPIARQKKAPLIQVQGSFSSYEEENCAVAKAAMELIDFPLQMAQNALKALPPCRFELFSESPPILLDVAHNPAGLIACFKRLKRNYPHTPFHVIIGLSKSKDIAKCLEILLSENPEHIYLVEAKNERGLDVNVLREGCLSMGFSQNKISCYRSIAHAITVAKRNQSDKPLLITGTFFIMGDARKALGLVEPLDPIDLNELSPVREKQT is encoded by the coding sequence ATGACCTACGCTAAAACTATTCATCAACTTTTTCATGCCAAAAATTTTGGTGGGGTTAAGCTTGGCCTACAGAATATCCAGCTTCTTCTTGAAAAACTGGATCATCCTGAAAAAATGTTTAAATCTATCCATATCGCTGGCACAAATGGTAAAGGCTCTGTCGCCCATAAAATGGCAAAAGCGTATGAATTGGCTGGCTTTCGTGTTGGTCTTTTTACCTCTCCCCATATCAGCTGTTTTAGGGAAAGAATTCAAATTAATGGCTCTTTAATTAGTGAAGAAGAAGCAACACGCCTTTTACAAAAAATTTTCGATTTGCAAAAAAAACTTGGCGTTTCCTCTACATTTTTTGAACTAACGACCTTGCTAGGATTTCTTTATTTTGCTGAGCAAAAAGCTGATGTAGCGGTCATTGAAACAGGACTTGGAGGAAGACTGGACGCGACAAATGTTATTGTCCCAGAAGTGAGTATCATCACCTCCATTGCGCTCGATCACACGGAGATACTAGGAAATTCCATTGAGGAGATTACTCTTGAGAAAGCAGGGATTATTAAAGAAAATATCCCTATTGTCATCGGCCCAACAGTGCCTAAATCTTTGATCGAGCCAATTGCTAGACAAAAAAAAGCGCCTCTCATCCAGGTGCAAGGAAGCTTTTCTTCTTATGAAGAGGAAAATTGCGCTGTTGCAAAAGCGGCGATGGAACTTATAGATTTTCCTTTACAGATGGCACAAAACGCGCTTAAAGCTCTTCCCCCCTGCCGTTTTGAATTGTTTAGTGAAAGCCCCCCTATTCTTCTTGATGTCGCCCATAATCCAGCCGGTTTAATTGCCTGCTTTAAAAGATTAAAAAGAAATTACCCTCATACGCCCTTCCATGTAATCATTGGATTATCAAAATCCAAAGACATTGCAAAATGTTTGGAAATCTTACTCAGTGAAAATCCTGAGCATATTTATTTAGTAGAAGCAAAAAATGAAAGAGGCCTTGATGTCAATGTGCTACGAGAGGGATGTCTCTCTATGGGATTTTCACAAAATAAGATTTCATGCTACCGCTCAATTGCCCATGCCATCACCGTTGCAAAACGCAACCAGAGTGATAAGCCTTTGCTAATTACTGGAACTTTTTTTATTATGGGTGACGCTCGAAAAGCACTTGGGCTTGTTGAGCCCCTTGATCCCATAGATCTTAATGAACTTTCTCCTGTGAGAGAAAAACAAACGTAA
- a CDS encoding Protein TrpH (Product derived from UniProtKB/Swiss-Prot:P44176;Gene name derived from UniProtKB/Swiss-Prot:P44176) codes for MSLLNEFRADLHCHSTFSDGSLSPEEIVNLAKAIKLSGLSITDHDTFCAYPKVFEYAEASNIAMIPGIEFSAMHKGKSVHILGYSFDIYHPCMAGLCAKHKNRRTERNRSILEKLARKGMRIEESDLLSLHVIGRPHIAQAMVNKGYIESVQEAFRKFLADDKPCFAQGEPVSVEETLDVIHQAKGLAIIAHPHLIKDASLLYEVLKMPIDGIECYYARFPETDHHRWLRLASKKDLIITGGSDFHGAIKPNIPLGSSWIDKESFTILEQHYKKNR; via the coding sequence ATGTCGCTTCTAAACGAATTCCGCGCTGATCTACATTGTCATTCTACCTTTTCTGATGGTTCTTTATCTCCTGAAGAAATTGTGAATCTAGCCAAAGCGATTAAACTATCTGGGTTATCGATTACAGATCATGACACTTTTTGTGCTTATCCAAAAGTATTTGAATATGCGGAAGCTTCTAATATTGCGATGATTCCGGGAATCGAATTTTCAGCGATGCATAAAGGAAAAAGCGTTCATATTCTTGGCTATTCATTTGATATTTACCATCCATGCATGGCTGGGTTATGTGCTAAACACAAAAACCGTCGTACGGAAAGAAACAGAAGCATTTTAGAAAAGCTTGCTAGAAAAGGAATGCGGATTGAGGAAAGCGATCTTTTAAGCCTTCATGTTATCGGACGACCGCATATTGCTCAAGCAATGGTTAATAAGGGATATATCGAAAGTGTTCAAGAAGCGTTTAGAAAGTTTTTAGCAGATGACAAGCCCTGCTTTGCTCAAGGGGAGCCTGTTAGTGTTGAAGAAACCCTTGATGTGATTCATCAAGCTAAGGGATTAGCCATCATTGCTCATCCCCATTTAATCAAAGATGCTTCTTTGCTTTATGAAGTCTTGAAAATGCCAATTGATGGAATCGAATGCTATTACGCCCGCTTTCCAGAAACAGACCATCATCGCTGGCTGCGCCTAGCAAGCAAAAAAGACCTTATCATAACAGGAGGATCTGATTTTCATGGTGCAATTAAACCGAACATTCCTTTAGGCTCTTCTTGGATTGATAAAGAAAGTTTCACAATTCTTGAACAACATTATAAAAAGAATCGATGA
- a CDS encoding UDP-N-acetylenolpyruvoylglucosamine reductase (Product derived from UniProtKB/Swiss-Prot:Q6MAQ1;Gene name derived from UniProtKB/Swiss-Prot:Q6MAQ1;EC number derived from UniProtKB/Swiss-Prot:Q6MAQ1) produces MNPTLFQKNRLLSELCTLGIGGTADFYIEIRSIDEMKEALSQCHTGNLHYFILGKGSNCLFDDEGFNGAILHNKIDFFEHSSPGSFHIGAGYSFSLLGTQTARLGFGGLEFASGIPASVGGAVYMNAGANGGETSTYLESVDYIDERGNFHILRKEELQFSYRYSSFQNLKGAIVGATFALQPSGTARKQQIEIVRHRQNTQPYKDKSAGCIFQNPPQNFAGQLIDQCGLKGAQFGGAKVSNLHANFLINAGNATSKDFLELISHIQRQIHEQTGIQLKSEVRYVASKRIPR; encoded by the coding sequence ATGAATCCGACTCTCTTTCAAAAGAATAGACTTCTTTCTGAACTCTGTACTTTGGGCATTGGTGGAACTGCGGATTTTTATATTGAAATTCGCTCTATCGACGAAATGAAAGAGGCTCTATCTCAATGCCATACGGGTAATCTCCATTATTTTATTCTAGGAAAGGGCTCAAACTGCCTTTTTGATGATGAAGGATTCAATGGTGCTATTCTACACAATAAAATCGATTTTTTTGAACATTCCTCCCCAGGCTCTTTTCACATCGGAGCTGGCTATAGCTTCTCACTTTTAGGGACACAAACTGCAAGACTTGGATTCGGGGGCCTTGAATTTGCCTCTGGCATCCCGGCTAGCGTTGGAGGCGCAGTCTATATGAATGCTGGGGCGAACGGCGGAGAAACTTCTACTTATTTAGAATCTGTCGATTATATTGATGAGAGAGGAAATTTCCATATTCTTCGCAAAGAAGAGCTCCAGTTTTCTTACCGCTATTCCTCTTTTCAGAACTTAAAAGGGGCAATTGTAGGGGCAACCTTTGCTTTACAGCCCTCGGGAACTGCTAGAAAACAACAAATTGAAATCGTTCGCCATCGCCAAAATACACAGCCTTATAAAGATAAGTCTGCTGGCTGCATTTTCCAAAACCCCCCACAAAATTTTGCAGGTCAACTTATAGACCAATGCGGTTTAAAAGGCGCTCAGTTTGGAGGAGCGAAGGTCTCAAATCTCCACGCTAACTTTTTGATTAATGCTGGCAATGCCACCTCTAAAGATTTTTTAGAGCTTATCAGCCACATACAACGCCAAATTCACGAGCAAACCGGCATCCAATTAAAAAGCGAGGTGCGTTATGTCGCTTCTAAACGAATTCCGCGCTGA
- a CDS encoding N utilization substance protein B-like protein (Product derived from UniProtKB/Swiss-Prot:Q9Z6S0;Gene name derived from UniProtKB/Swiss-Prot:Q9Z6S0) produces MSLLYNVWSFQMAITHQKFREIVFLFLYRQDFAQSEDIENSSLIMEQLSVTRKNVLDAAEKARSVRKKLIEIDAKIAETSTSYEFERIQIIERNILRLGLFELFYDETIPPKVAIAEALRLTKKFSTPASTSFVNAVLDHLYKKSLGEDSDQETVEQAFLDLKKSEEEALKQKNESDSLSKE; encoded by the coding sequence TTGTCCCTATTATATAACGTTTGGAGTTTTCAAATGGCTATTACACATCAAAAATTTCGCGAAATTGTATTCCTATTTCTTTACCGGCAAGACTTTGCCCAATCTGAAGACATTGAAAACAGCTCTCTCATTATGGAACAGCTCTCTGTAACCCGTAAAAACGTGCTCGATGCAGCAGAAAAAGCTAGATCCGTTAGAAAAAAATTAATAGAAATCGATGCAAAAATTGCTGAAACTTCCACTTCCTATGAGTTTGAAAGGATTCAAATTATCGAGCGTAATATCTTAAGACTTGGCCTCTTTGAACTTTTTTATGATGAAACGATCCCTCCAAAAGTTGCGATTGCGGAAGCGCTGCGCCTCACAAAAAAGTTTAGCACGCCTGCATCGACATCGTTTGTCAACGCAGTTCTTGATCATCTTTACAAAAAAAGTCTGGGAGAAGATAGTGATCAGGAGACTGTGGAACAAGCTTTTCTTGATTTGAAAAAAAGTGAAGAGGAAGCCTTAAAGCAAAAAAATGAATCCGACTCTCTTTCAAAAGAATAG